The segment AAATCTCCTGTCTTGATAGGCTCATAGAACATCACAACCTCTTTTCCTGTAGTTGGGTCGATTGTATCTATATATCCGCCCTTTCCTTCCTTGATATCATGTGCCATATCGGTGATTTCAGGTACGTTGAAGTCATAGAGTGTCTTGTAACCGATCCAGTCCTTCTGTTCCGGTTGTGATATCAGTATACCTGTATTTCCTGTCATGAAGGCATAACCTGTATCGAATGCCTTGACCTCGCTTACCACTTCATCAAGGTATGTGAGGGATACATCCACTCCGCCTATGCCGATGAACTCTTCGTCTTTAATTATGGGTGTTACATAACTGACTATGAACACACCCTCATAGAAATAAGGGTCAATGATCTGGTCTTCAAGCGTTTGTTTTGGTAGCTGGTAATAATCCGAGGTATCATATTCCAGCAGTGGGTCGAGCTGAAGGTTCCCGTTGATCCGATTCCAGTATGGGATAAACCTCCCGGTTGAGTCGTGTCCCGGTGCATTTACAAAAGCGATGTCTTTGCCATCAAAGGCATTCGGCTCATAGCAAACGTATGTTCCGAGCAGGTCCGGGTTTTCTTCAGCCAGCTCTTTTAGTATAGCGTTCACTTCATCCCTGTCAGCGGTCTCATATGCAACCAGGGAATTTGCTATGGTCTGGCCTATTGCATGGTTCTTCCGCATATCAACGTCGAAATGGTTTGCATAACCCCTGGCTTGTTCTATGGATTGGTCATAGGCCAGGTCTACTTCCTGATTCGTAACAGTGGATATGATCACTGCAGTTGATGTTACCAGTACCAGCAGTACACCTATTACAATAAAAAGGATAAGTTTTGACCTTAAGGGTACGTTTTTCCATTCTATTTTTCTCAAAGCCATGTTGCAATGTTCCTTTTTTAGATGTCTTCCAGCAGGCTTGACCTTTCCTGGTAGTATGAGAATAACTCTTCGCCCCAGATGCGGGCACTATCATCAAAGCTCATTATCTTTCTGTGATCGTATCTGCCATCCTTGTTGAAGAGGGATATATATGTAAAACGTTCAGTTACGGAGACTGTGGTAAGTTTGATGCTATCATCACACACATAGAGTTGTGTATTTTCGGATGACATGAGAAGTTGAAGATTGTCAAGGCAATCGTTCTTCATTCGATCAAGGACCGAATCTGTTAGAATTAGCTCGAACCTGATATCTTTTTCAACGATCTCTGAAAACAGTTCCGGATATAGTGGGTGGAAATATGATGCAAACATCTTCACATCCTTTGACCTTATCAGGTTCTCTGTGAATTCCACCGGAAGGTCGAACATGTGGTTAAGGTCAGGTTCAATATGCATGCATTGGCCCAGTTCTCCCAGCCGGTATGCAAGAGGTTCTGGTATTGCTGTAAGGTCACGGGTCGCCCAGTACTCCCGATTTTCTTCTATTACTTCGAGAGTTTTCAATAAAGGGCTCATGTTCATTACTATTATCTTTCCGACATCAGAAAGTTCATAATCATCATTTTCATTCTGGATGATCATGTCCTGCTCTTTCAGTATCTTTATCTGTGGCATCATGGCCTTTGATGTGACATTCAGGGACGTTTTGATCTGGTCGATGTTCCTTGGTCCCTCTACGAGCAGTAAAAGAAGGTTTTTCCTTTTTTCAGAAAGCCATATTGTATCACTTAATGAGGATTTCATCGAGACTCCTCTATAAAATCAAGTATTAATGTTAATGATTCTTTCGGTTGTTCTTTTTGGCAGAATTGGTTCTGAGGTCTCGCTCTGCTTTTCTTTATAATTATGTCTCTTGATATTGTTTACTTCTTATCGTTCGATTTACTATATATACCAAAGCCTTTGGAAATTCTCATGCCTTTGGAATATCCAATACCCCTCGCTATTTCTCATTAGGTTTTCCGTTTCCCATGGCAGTCGAACTTCCAAAGCAAATTATGCTATATATAATCCTGTTTTTTCATCTTATGGTGGTGAGGAGAATATCCTGACCATAATTACGTGGTAAATATTCCACAAATTTATTGGAGGTTGTAACACGACAAACGAAGAATTATTCAAAACACTATCCGATGCGGTAGTAAGTTGCAAAAAAGATGATGTAGTGGCTGCAGTAGAGAAGGCAAAGGGCCAGGCTCCAGCAGTAGAACTTATTGACAACGGTCTTGCAGCAGGCATGAACGAAGTCGGTGTACTCTTCGAGAGAGGAAAACTCTTCCTTCCACACGTTATGATGGCAGCTGACGCAATGACAGCTGGTGTAGATTTACTTCAGGACGAGCTTGCATCCGGCGAAGGCGCAGGATCTAAACTCGGTGTAATCGTCAACGGTACCGTCGAGGGTGACGTTCACGACATCGGTAAGGCAATCGTCTCAACAATGCTTCAGGCAGCAGGTTTCGAAGTCCACGATATTGGAAGGGATGTCCCACTCCAGAACTTCATCGACAAGTGCAAGGAAGTAGATGCTGACCTGGTCGGTCTTTCCGCACTTATGACAACCACACTTCAGGGCCAGAAAGATGTTATCGAGCTTCTCAAAGAGAACGGCATGAGGGATGGAATTAAGGTCATGGTCGGTGGCGCACCAGCAACAGATGCATGGGCAAAGAAGATCGGTGCAGACTGCTATGCAGAAAACGCAAGTGAAGCAGTTGCAAAAGCAAAAGAGTTACTTCTTTAATTTCACGGGGTTATTAAAATGGCAACAGAATATTTCTTAAGAATGGGTGACGGTGCAAGGATCTTCATGACAAAGGAAGACATTCTTGCTGACATCGAGGCAGGTTCCGCAGATGCAGCAGACCTTGGTGACATCCCAGCACTTACCGAAGACCAGATGGACAAGATGCTTGAGATCATCATCAATCCTAACAGGATCGTTGGTGTTGAGCCAGGTATGGAAGTTCCTGTAACACACGACATCGGTACAATCAGGATCGATGGTGACCAGGGTAACAGTGGTGTAGGTATCCCTGCAAGCAGACTCACCGGTGCAATGATGCACGAGCGTGCATTTGGTGCAGACACAATGGAACTCGGTCACATCGATTACAGTTTCAAGCCTGTCAAG is part of the Methanococcoides methylutens MM1 genome and harbors:
- a CDS encoding winged helix-turn-helix domain-containing protein; translated protein: MKSSLSDTIWLSEKRKNLLLLLVEGPRNIDQIKTSLNVTSKAMMPQIKILKEQDMIIQNENDDYELSDVGKIIVMNMSPLLKTLEVIEENREYWATRDLTAIPEPLAYRLGELGQCMHIEPDLNHMFDLPVEFTENLIRSKDVKMFASYFHPLYPELFSEIVEKDIRFELILTDSVLDRMKNDCLDNLQLLMSSENTQLYVCDDSIKLTTVSVTERFTYISLFNKDGRYDHRKIMSFDDSARIWGEELFSYYQERSSLLEDI
- the mtbC gene encoding dimethylamine corrinoid protein MtbC, which gives rise to MGGCNTTNEELFKTLSDAVVSCKKDDVVAAVEKAKGQAPAVELIDNGLAAGMNEVGVLFERGKLFLPHVMMAADAMTAGVDLLQDELASGEGAGSKLGVIVNGTVEGDVHDIGKAIVSTMLQAAGFEVHDIGRDVPLQNFIDKCKEVDADLVGLSALMTTTLQGQKDVIELLKENGMRDGIKVMVGGAPATDAWAKKIGADCYAENASEAVAKAKELLL